The Rhizophagus irregularis chromosome 16, complete sequence genome segment GTCTGAATCGTCCGAACTTAAATTATCTTCTTTTGGTTTTGTTGAAAGTAATGGCCTTAAAGTAGTCTTTTACTGAAATCTTcgtttaaattttgtaaattctaCAACAACCTTCTTACAGTTTCCGATATGTGATGATGGTTTAGTCGACGGCGCAGGCGCTGGCGTTAACATTAATTCAGTTTCTAATTGGTCTGTCGCATTAAATATAACTCTTTATCCACTGGAAAGTCGTTCGACTGTTGTGTAGATGAAGTATTTGTTGACTCAAAACGAACTTTTTTCGTTTGTCCcttaaacttatatttttcattttagcCAAATAGTAATTCTTGTTGACTCTTTATTTGAAGTCCACATCCAAATTCTTCTTCCATCGCCAATTTATAAATCGCCTCCATCATTTTTGATTCGTTGTTAAagtataacaaaatttttactttttataaaatgtgcAAATACAACCAAAATGAGCTTTTGTGTATGACTCGAAGTTAcatttaatcacgtgattattaataatctaaaaaattgggtcatatttagattatcccgtataatatttgaattggGTAACATTAAAAAGTGTGATATTCTTACGTCCGATCTATTTcgtaaaaaaatctttaaactaatacatttccagttaattgaaattttaactGGAATTCTAATGGATTAATACTAACATAATTGTTTTTACCACAACTAACCATTTCTATTAGAtagacaataataatttttttatttttcagtttttaccGTAAAAACCGAAACTACCTTTTtagtctaatttttttttatcaatttcagttaatgaaattttttttttttgattatcaattcgtttttttttcaaaccgaaaaaaaatcttctccctttcttcttttagtttagtttttttcaaactgaaaaattcgttttttctcattctttttgttttttttattaataatccgattttttctatattattttttttcgatcttttttttcagacTGTATTGtcatttgtttttaaaaaagtttttttttcactcttttTGGACCGAattattgtccttttttttcggaatttttttcggtacttacttttttttcagattcctttttttttttcagaaatttccctttttttgaaccaatttctttctttatcctttttcttcccccatttttttttctttttctttcaattttttcttattattaaataaagaaataaaatattatattaaataattatatttataaatcaatataacatgTAGGAAAATTGACCGACTGACGTTGATTGAAAGAtgattaagatttttaattatattgaataaattcataaaaatcaaaaaaaattaatatttttacaatattttataattaattaattgaagaaattgttgatttaataatagactattataaccaaatccatATCCAAAATTCTCtaagatttttgaataaaaattttaattcaaatggtttagttaaattaataatttatcgaaTAATTgagtatcaaaataataataataaatgaaatgaacagattttaatacatttaattaataaaaatatttgtagtattttcataatattaaaattttttcgaaaatacttctaaaaaattaatcaatttttattaacaaattattaccatattaaattcctaattataaacaaaaaactattGTCACCATCTTTAAATTTACTTgctattacattataatactaaattgttctatttaaacaaactcatTGGTCCCGGGAAGCAACGGGTGACTGCTAGTATGGACTAATTAAAAACTAGTACTACGTTACTCAACAGCAGAAATCCTATATAAACATTAACCGCCCTTATTTCATGGCTCAATATCGAGCTCCTTACGAACGATCACCTTTTACTCCACCAGGCGGGTCCTCTTACTACCTATAGACAAGTGGCTATACTTCTGGTACTCCCACACAACGTGCAGCTTATATGACTCCTAGACCAGGTTATGGTATACCTTTAGGTGATATATCACCAATGGCAAAAATTGACAACTCTTTTCATTAGAGGGATATCACCGGGAGCAACTGATGATTGGAAAAAATTCTCAAGGTAGtgatcaattatttaattttttggtgGGCAAATGAATGCTATATATCGATTCTTGTCAAGCTGTCAATGATTTTCCAATCGAAGGATGGAGATTTTAATGTACactatattatcaaattggaTTCTTATGAACCTTGGAGCTTTAAACGAAGgcgtaaatattttgaagtgcattaagaaaaaacttttatataatttttttacgacCTAAAACGCATATTATTTTGGATGCTAAAAACTTTTTTCCCAGATAGCTTTCGAATTTATCTTAGTCTTGAAAGCTTTAATGCGCTTATTGCCGTTATTGGGCGCATGAACATCTTCAGGTGTGATTTTATCAAATACTTTAGCTGacaatttatttttggttttttttttatttgattatctgGCGATTGCAAAGACTTGTGGTACATTAAAATCTTGGAAACGAGTTAAAGACTGACCAATCCGAAAATCCAAAGGTTTTTGAATTTGCGGAATATGCTGATGCTGATAGTGTACTGCGTGCTTTGCGTGTGAAGGTTCGGgtgatgataaaaaagttaatagtAAGCAATCACTTCttgataaattactttttgatCCTAATTCTTCCGtcatctaaattatatatatatatataccattTATCCacatatattataagtaaagTAGCGTTTTACAAagattatcatataattttatatgtttttcaTATGAGGCTTCAGTTCTGTCCGATCACTGATCAGCCTGTGTAACCTTGAGTTGGCCCCCCGTTTATTTACCTATCCCCTAGTTACTGTCTGAAACCACATCGTCACGTGTTGGATACCAAATTTGTTGTAATTTGATGACGATCACTTAACCGCATAGTAACAAATCACGGGTTTCTGCAATGTACTAATTAGAACCAagcattattatttgattttgtttggtatgttattaatactttatattttgaataaaggAGAATTTTGTCAAGACTGCGGTGGCAACGTAGGCGTAGTCTTACACCATGTGACGCATTACTTATTTTtctaaatactttaataattctattttcGTATTCAgtcataacttttttttattaaaaaaaaaataatgttgcTGGCGGATGGAATATAACAAATGTTTTTCTCGGACGaagcattattatattctttatagtAAGGTATCGAAATCCACAGGTAAGAATtcaaatatagtatataatgattttaaaaaaacagtaattaaattattcgTAATATCCTATTTTGATATTTCCGTTTGagttaataatttagattttttttggaCATTGCGTTCGTTATACACTATTACGCAAAATAAGttctcttattttttataccaagGTATTTTACGTTAAAATATCGTTTGCCCTCTAGTTCTAAGATATACTAGGAAtacatttattcatttatttaattataagtaTTCTTAAAGCATCttgtttaattcaatttttcagCTGCGGCGCACCTACTGTATATAGTACTAGTTAAATATGGTTTATTGAAAATGTaccataatttataattagagCACTTAAGCAATcctttatttgtttttttcgacgaattttgttaataatattaataaattaattattctgtTGGCCATGTATTTACAACGGAatagtattaatatatatgatccaattccaatttttctttaatgtcCGCTGatgtttcaataatatttaattttattagaagaaCATTTGATAcgctatattataaaatacctTTTTTGAATATCCGAGAAAGGATGATAATACTATAGAAATTacataaagatttttttcttgcATTATTGTTATGtttttcattctttctttaaaaacaaGGAAATAGACATTTAAGaggtttaaaaataaaattttgttaacggaaaaaaattttcataaaccTTTTTTGTATGATTTGGGCTTTTTTTGCatcatatttacatttttgttattttttgcGCGCGCTTTGAATATGACCAAATcttccaaaataaattatctgatGCAATCTGaattcataatatttgaaacacaaattgtattaattgaTCAGgtgataatctttttattatatggggatcaattaaaatacataatgCATTATTATTTGTCGTTACACAAAATTAACCTTTAACAAGGaccaaaatttctttattttctttattttcctttgttttcctttttagtttaACCAATAACACATATGCAAGACAAAATAAATTggttgtttaaaaaaattcgatttttttattttctttattttcctttttaaaagataaaaaactattaaacaAGCTCAACCAATCACTCCTCTACAGAACAAAGCTCgaaattaattgttaaattacgTCGTTATATTAAAgatgaaagaaagaaatgtttgaaagtttttttctaattatttaaagataaactACAAAGAATACCAAATTTAttgtttgtaaaattaatttcgttTTGTTGATCATTCAAGGGAATACAgcctatttaataatattgaaaaaaatcaatatataaatggCTTTCCCACTTGTTAAGAATTTCACCAATTCACAATTCAACTAattcagaaaataaaataaaaattttttaaagaatagttcttttaaataagaaattaaaaatatccaaACACAAAAAGATACACgctataaaaatgaatttgcgTCAAATCTTCTTTGCTCTCTTGATTGTACTTATGGCTACTATCGTAACAGCCTCTCCTTTGAATTTAGATCAATTAATTAAGAGGTAAATACAAATagaatattaatactttttaaaaatcaacgaaagaaatctattaattttattaatttaattattaaagaaaaaatgctCAAAAAGACGAAAGTCCATCGAAAGAAAAAGACGGCAAAGTCAGGGCTACGTTTGCACCTAAAAAAGGCGGAGGTAAAGGTGGAATAACAGGCAGCTCCTAGTTTATTCATCAtcatattttgtatattagaAACTTTTTATCAAGCATTATTCATTCTCACTTATTTAGCATTGTTTCAAAGCATGATATCAATAATTGATcgcattattataaattatagaatacttcatataaaaaaaaaagtttacataTATAGTTAGTCATAAAGTCCtaaattattactatctttcaatttcatttcctttcttttagaaatcataagtttttgaaaaacttcgatattgttttctttaaaatttgtaccgatttcttttttaaaagaattaaatagaAATGTGCTTTACAAagtatctttaatttttaaaaaacgttgACACTGCgctaaaatcatatgattcaCACGTCGTTTTGTGCGTCGTTATTAAACGTCATACAACGCGTTGCAAAAGTGAAAAAATGCACCGCCACtacacttttttaatttaccgTAAAAACGATTTCACTGTATCTATTTTACTATTGTAAACATATAGTCAAAAcgtagtaatttattttttacaatgttGTAAACACACTTTATttgcatatatatttaataaagtaaacaaCTGAATGTTATATATTAGTGAAAGGTATTGGCATCCCTATTCCCTACTCAAGTGATAAACACCattcactccttttcgtcttaCCAAGTTAGTATACTAgttaagaattaaaaaataaattaattaagaaattattttctttaaaaaaatattttgaaactcATCATTATCATAACTATTTACTATACTTTTTTCTACTCATTTGATGGTCCATTGGTGAGTAGCAGTAATTGTAATTAACATGGCCCAAAGGCTGGAAATACATTGAGgtaaacaattataaaaattgaataactCTAGTATGACTTTGCAGAAACCTGTGATTTGCTACCAAGCAGTTACTAGTACTCAATCGCATCAATTTTGAATCGATCACGTGACGATAAATTTTGTGATGATTTCGAATgaatttaagtaataaatattttcaaatcagCTATCTTTATTCGGTTGTGTTTTTAGATAGTTTTTTAGTCAGGGCTCGAATGTTTGAGCGATGATTCTACattgtgttttttttataatttttattagttcaatttattatcaatgtaTTCTCCTGACTAaccttaaaataaataaataaataaataaatattttcaaatcatGTTCTACCCTATAACACGTTACAGTGTTGCTAAGGTGGTCAATGGGGAGTAATCCCCTTGACACACTGCAGTTGGCCCCAAATACCAATAAATACCTACTGATGTAGGTGGTCCGGGGTGGGTTTAGGGTGGCCCTAGTTGGGTCAGGTAAGACGAAAAGTAGTAGAGTAGGGCCGGTGTGTTGAGTAGAGTATTGTGATGTTTAGCGGTGTGTAACATAAGAGTGATACGAATAGTAGTAGAGTATGGTGGAGGTGTTGAGTAGAGTATAACGTGGATGTGGCATTATACTCAAGTGATAAATAAACACCTCGGCCCAAGCTCAGCCCAGCGTTTTGGCCGGGTGTCTATTCATCACTTGAGTATAGTTCACACCCTTTATGTTACACACCGCTAAACATCACAATACTCTACTCAACACACCGGCCCTACTCTACTACTTTTCGTCTTACCTGTAACATAAAGGGTGTGAACTATACTCAAGTGATGAATAGACACCCGGCCAAAACGCTGGGCTGAGCTTGGGCCGAGGTGTTTATTTATCACTTGAGTATAATGCCACATCCACGTTATACTCTACTCAACACTTCCACCATACTCTACTACTATTCGTATCACTCAGTTGGGTCACCCTAAATCTCTGCACCAGGGTGGCGCTATCTTCGGGCAGTTTGATTATAGCGTAGTTTAGATAGCGtttgactttttattttaatttgttcttGTCTATCTTTCTGTAATCTTGTTCACAtggatattaaaaaaaaaaaaaaaaaaaataaataaatattttcaaatcataaaaaaattatcatatggATCTTAAAAAAGTAGTAATAGTAcgaattgaaaatttttaatctattaaataatatttgatggcaaatttaaattatttaaattctcaTATAAGGCcgggcaaaaaaataatttagattctcgtgacccggccgggtcagtttttcgaaaaatggaaatttttttttttatagtaaaaattttttatcacatgattttaagTTTTTGGCCAATGtgcgtaaaaaaattttttacatatgaacaaattttacatatataaaaaaaaatgccggccAGCTgggttatttttaaaattttatgtcacaagaatctaaaaaattttttttgctcgGCCTTATAtgagaatttaaataatttaaatttgcatACTATTCTTTTTAATGAACACTTATTACTTTACagagataaaaatttaaataacttaaatttgcatattttttaatgaatactTAACTACTTTACGAGGGCGAAAATTTACTAAGTTTATgctaaatttacaatttatcattatttgaaatGAATTTCGGCCTGTACTAAATTTACATACTACTTAGTATGTATAGTACTAGTAGTTCCACCcgatatttggttttttttataaattaagataTTAAGATACTGTTATGCCAGTTCTTGAATGCTTATGAAAATAAGCGTATATGTATGGTAAgcaaataaatgttaataaacgcgtagtgaaataaattatattaaaatactaataagtGTATCACTGTCGATCAATTTACGAATGTaacacaataaaataaatgtaaactCAATCAAATGCGAATACGGTAACTAGATGATGAAGTATTTGTTGACTCGAAACAAACTTTTTTCGTTGGTCCCTTAaacttcattatatttttcatttttgccAAATATTTCTTGTTGACTTTTTATTGAAGTCCACATCCAAATTCTTCTTCCATCGCCGAATTATAAATCGCCTCCATAATTTTGATTCGTTGTTAAAGTATAGCTATTTTTACTTTACATCATGTTATTACAAATAGCTTTGTGTGTAACTCGAAGTTACATTTAATTacgtgattattaataatatggaCTACTAATTAAAACATGTACTACGTTACTCAACAGAAATCCTATATAAGATTTAACCGCCCAGCAGGACATTACGGCAGAGTTCCCGTTCTGATttcttcatttatatttatatttaaatagtatTTTACTTGCTGTCATTTCATGGCTCAATATCGGGCTCCTTACGAACGACCACCCTTTACTCCACCAGGCGTCCTCTTACCTATGGACAAACCTCGCGGAATGGCTATACTTCTGGTACTCCCACACAACGTACAGCTTGCTACTATATGGCTCCTAGACCAGTTTATGGTATACCTTTAGGTAGTATATCACCAATGGCAGCTCCAGGTTCAGATATAGAAAAATTGACAACTCTTTTCATTGGAGGGATATCACCAG includes the following:
- a CDS encoding uncharacterized protein (SECRETED:cutsite_VTA-SP; SECRETED:prob_0.9026); SECRETED:SignalP(1-21); the encoded protein is MNLRQIFFALLIVLMATIVTASPLNLDQLIKRKNAQKDESPSKEKDGKVRATFAPKKGGGKGGITGSS